One Fusobacterium nucleatum genomic window carries:
- a CDS encoding ImmA/IrrE family metallo-endopeptidase: MTSYKRAYDLASEFLENLDVKKYWREPKKLFKVMGWELIEYSIWDNVNLSMEAYCSYQDNKFFILYCKENYKPRITFNFHHEAGHIIGAHPILYGDNLCKSSIATEKRYLETEATIIGRNVFLPARIIDYIIKNFKGDILTIKRYFVETYNVSWEYVNARFEILNEDLKYMNYPKWFYSEETKEYGYFFDWYLKSQYKPFIERYKEAYKTSPRRLMGKYSLEIPLSEFVFECTGAYNIRESDMEIGLEYTGVCEDLEKYNTSLSNKKAIIKVYEYLEGEVNQVTNIELIDK; the protein is encoded by the coding sequence TTGACTAGTTATAAAAGAGCTTACGATTTAGCCTCTGAATTTTTAGAGAATTTAGATGTAAAAAAATACTGGAGAGAACCTAAAAAACTTTTTAAAGTAATGGGTTGGGAATTGATAGAATACAGCATATGGGATAATGTAAATTTAAGTATGGAAGCCTATTGTTCTTACCAAGATAATAAATTTTTTATTCTTTATTGTAAAGAAAATTATAAGCCTAGAATTACATTTAATTTTCATCATGAAGCAGGACATATTATAGGAGCTCATCCTATTCTTTATGGAGATAATTTATGCAAGAGTTCCATTGCAACTGAAAAAAGATATTTAGAAACTGAAGCTACTATAATTGGTAGAAATGTATTTTTACCAGCAAGAATTATAGATTATATTATTAAAAATTTCAAAGGAGATATTTTAACTATAAAGAGATATTTTGTTGAAACCTATAATGTAAGTTGGGAGTATGTTAATGCTAGATTTGAAATATTAAATGAAGATTTGAAATATATGAATTATCCTAAATGGTTTTATAGTGAAGAAACTAAGGAATATGGTTATTTTTTTGACTGGTATTTAAAAAGCCAATATAAACCTTTTATTGAGAGATATAAGGAAGCTTATAAAACATCTCCTAGAAGATTAATGGGAAAATATTCCTTAGAGATTCCACTTTCTGAGTTTGTATTTGAATGTACTGGAGCTTATAATATAAGAGAAAGTGATATGGAAATTGGATTGGAATATACTGGTGTTTGTGAAGATTTAGAGAAATATAATACCTCACTTTCTAATAAAAAAGCCATAATTAAGGTGTATGAATATCTAGAAGGCGAAGTAAATCAAGTTACAAATATAGAATTAATAGATAAATAA
- a CDS encoding Abi family protein — MTIKYDKPFLTYEEQIKKLRENYNLSVGDEEIELELLSTLSYYELINGYKDCFMVNNKFIEDRSLIDMFIFNIIDKKFQNILLHYSIYVENIFKTKLAHLIAKNKGIHYSEYLDENKYHTSTPDRKAKLLAVIGNFTKVHFNSEDTPTVFYRKRHNHIPPWILFKNITFNNAIDLYSFLKRNEKLEIISEYFLIDSKNITDDERLELFKNMLIITRKFRNKIAHNYKVIGVNLEKVSLNTSVFKKIDTFGCISNIDIKKKRGRNDIYAMLISVLFLLNTNLLYTLFLKDLAFFTENNLTNPSENLKQLIELYINKLNLPNNFFELFKNIYNLELKKLNEKAIKK, encoded by the coding sequence ATGACTATAAAATATGACAAACCATTTTTGACATATGAAGAACAAATAAAAAAACTGAGAGAGAATTATAACTTATCTGTTGGTGATGAAGAAATAGAATTAGAATTACTCTCAACACTTTCTTACTATGAATTAATAAATGGGTATAAAGATTGTTTTATGGTAAATAATAAATTTATTGAAGATAGAAGTTTAATTGACATGTTTATTTTCAATATCATAGATAAAAAATTTCAGAATATTTTATTGCACTATAGTATCTATGTTGAGAATATTTTTAAAACAAAATTAGCTCACCTTATTGCAAAAAATAAAGGTATTCACTATTCAGAATATTTAGATGAGAATAAATATCATACCTCTACCCCAGATAGAAAAGCTAAATTATTAGCAGTTATTGGAAATTTCACAAAAGTTCATTTCAATTCTGAAGATACTCCAACAGTATTTTATAGAAAGAGACATAATCATATCCCACCTTGGATATTATTTAAAAATATTACTTTTAATAACGCTATTGACTTATACTCTTTTTTAAAAAGGAATGAAAAATTAGAAATTATTTCAGAATATTTTTTAATTGATAGTAAAAATATAACTGATGATGAGCGATTAGAACTCTTTAAAAATATGTTAATAATAACTAGAAAATTTAGAAATAAAATTGCTCATAATTATAAGGTTATAGGGGTAAATTTAGAAAAAGTTAGTTTAAATACATCTGTTTTTAAAAAGATAGATACTTTCGGATGCATTTCTAACATAGATATAAAGAAGAAAAGAGGAAGAAATGATATTTATGCAATGTTAATTTCTGTCCTATTCTTATTAAACACAAATTTACTTTATACCTTATTTTTAAAAGATTTAGCATTTTTTACTGAAAATAATTTAACAAATCCATCAGAAAATTTAAAACAATTAATTGAGTTATATATAAATAAACTTAATTTACCAAATAATTTTTTTGAATTATTTAAAAATATTTATAATTTGGAATTAAAGAAACTAAATGAAAAAGCAATCAAGAAATAA
- a CDS encoding site-specific integrase — protein sequence MAKKSNGEGSIITTTLNGKPYYKGSVTVGYDSNGKQIKKSFGSYKKSIVLNKMDKAKYEAKNNMSSNSNITFGSLFKDWIFNFKKMDVSDNTFSVYETTYRLRLKDFNIANKRANQITLNDLQQYFNELQEKFTAGQIKRTYIHIHSCIKFAIFQGIMVRDYCGGIILQKEKKKEKYNVFSKQEQNLILDSLNKKDIIDCLIYFTFYTGLRLGEVLALKWSDIKDNMLSVERQYGKRVHVVDVGKNILTYEFKDLKTKNSKREIPLPSKVLDLLKTLPKDYDLIFTLDGKPFNRKKPQRRMISLCKKLKIEYRSFHSIRHSYATRLFELDIPIKTVQSLMGHSDMSTTMDIYTHVMKDKKLEILDKLDNL from the coding sequence ATGGCTAAAAAATCGAATGGTGAGGGTAGTATTATAACCACAACTCTTAATGGTAAACCATATTATAAAGGCTCTGTTACTGTTGGATATGATAGTAATGGTAAACAAATTAAAAAGAGTTTTGGTAGTTATAAAAAATCTATTGTCTTAAATAAAATGGATAAAGCCAAATATGAGGCAAAAAATAATATGTCTTCCAATTCTAATATAACTTTTGGAAGTCTATTTAAAGATTGGATATTTAATTTTAAAAAAATGGATGTCAGTGATAACACATTTAGCGTCTATGAAACTACATATAGGTTAAGACTTAAAGATTTCAATATAGCAAACAAAAGAGCTAATCAAATAACCTTGAATGATTTACAGCAATATTTTAATGAGTTACAAGAAAAGTTTACTGCAGGTCAAATTAAGAGAACATATATACATATCCATTCTTGTATAAAATTTGCCATCTTTCAAGGTATTATGGTTAGAGATTATTGTGGAGGTATAATTTTACAAAAAGAAAAGAAAAAAGAAAAATATAATGTCTTTTCTAAGCAGGAGCAAAATTTAATTTTAGATAGTTTAAATAAAAAAGATATAATTGATTGTTTGATATATTTTACTTTTTATACTGGATTGAGATTAGGTGAGGTCTTAGCATTAAAATGGTCTGATATAAAAGACAATATGTTGAGTGTTGAAAGACAATATGGTAAAAGAGTTCACGTTGTGGATGTAGGAAAAAATATTTTAACTTATGAATTTAAAGACTTAAAAACAAAAAATAGCAAAAGGGAAATACCATTACCTAGTAAAGTTTTAGATTTATTAAAAACATTACCTAAAGATTATGATTTGATTTTTACACTTGATGGAAAACCATTTAATAGAAAAAAACCTCAACGTAGGATGATATCTTTATGTAAAAAATTAAAAATAGAGTATAGGAGCTTTCACAGTATTAGACATAGTTACGCTACAAGACTTTTTGAGTTAGATATACCTATTAAAACTGTACAATCTCTAATGGGACATAGTGATATGTCAACCACAATGGATATTTACACTCACGTAATGAAAGACAAAAAATTAGAAATATTGGATAAACTTGATAATCTATAA
- a CDS encoding helix-turn-helix transcriptional regulator has protein sequence MNMLEIIQKLCQEKGISIAEVERRANLGNGSIRRWGVAYPSIDKVARVAAILNTTIEYLYTGEIKNVPNAAARKMEALDDSEVKAVNDLIDFYLSKKR, from the coding sequence ATGAATATGCTAGAAATTATTCAAAAACTTTGTCAAGAAAAAGGAATAAGTATAGCAGAAGTAGAAAGAAGAGCAAATTTAGGAAATGGATCTATTAGAAGATGGGGAGTAGCTTATCCTTCAATAGATAAAGTGGCAAGAGTTGCTGCTATTCTAAATACGACTATTGAGTATTTATACACTGGTGAAATTAAAAATGTTCCTAATGCAGCAGCTAGAAAAATGGAAGCGTTGGATGATTCTGAAGTAAAAGCAGTAAATGATTTAATTGATTTTTATTTATCTAAAAAAAGATAG